The DNA segment TCTGAGGGAATCCCTTGGTGTGAACTTcgatatttatttaaagaaagctGGCAGGTAACTTTTGATGACAGAGGCGGCAGTCAGGACAACTTTAAAAGATATTAATACTATGTAgcaaaaacataggaaaaacatatttctgaagcattttgttttatattattttatcctTAAGACATTTTCATCTCCATAAAACTTTCATCAAACAGAAGATTTTTGCCCCTAATTTCCAAATAAACATTTACCTACACTCTAACCGCAAAACTCTGTGCATCCAAATACTGTCTTCACAcagaacacaaacacacactccgCTCTTCTCTGAATTTGTTTAAAACACAAACTCTCTCCCAATGCACAATCCCAATCCATCCAAAGCCAGAAAATATGCACAAACACCCACAACCTCAAATGTACACACTTACCCCATACACCCCCAACACATATAAACCACAAAATCTATATTAAGAAAGCCTCATGTTCACTAacccataataataataataacaaaaaccaaaccaaaacaaaaaaatgcgtCATCTCCAAAACTACGGAGCTTGCCCAGCTCATTACCCCCAAAAAACACTGCATTGGGCTTATTTTGACAACCCCAAAATATGTGTAATATCTGCCAAAGTACATTTAGTAGAAAATATGAGGTAAAATAAACATCGTTCTCCATGTCTGTCAAATGCACTCCAAATTCACTATTTGACAGCCACCAAAGTGATTTACAGGTATCCTACACTGCAAAACTTCAAACATCCCATCCCCCATCAGCAAATGACTCTTCAAATACAGCACAACTGGAAAGCCCTCAGACCCAGTAATAAATTTAGCCTTTTCCAATAACATCACTGTGGACAGCTACATCTCAAAGTCAGTATTCACAAGTTCACACAAATGCTGTATCCCATGAGCACACCCAGATAGACAGTCCTTCCACATGTCTAGATTACTCACACCTACAGCACACAATATTTCCTGTACATGCCTGAGTGAgcgcgtgtgtttgtgtgttgggggtggggcatgTTCATCAAAGCCTGTACCGAGACTGCTGGAATGCATCCAGAGACCTCTGTCCCTGCTTGTTTTTCCTCTTGGTAGCTCTGGCTCTCCCTCTGAGACAAAGGACTTTGCCCATGTTCATTGCCCCCTGAGCTGGGCTGCCCCTAGCTGAATTGTTGAGGCGGTAGTTTTCCTGTTCAGGTTGATTCTTCCTCATCCTATCTCTGTATTTCGACCAATGAATCACAACTGCATGGGCAGGCAGGGCAGAATCTATCCTCCTGAGGTTGAATTCAGGCTTCAGTCGCTTGTGTTCTTGGAGGGATCTCCACTGGTCTAAGGTGATTTGTTTGACTGATGTATCTCCCATGTGCTTCTCCGACTCAGGAACTCTGACGCTGGAGTCTCTTTCAGGCTCCCATTTGGCTGCAACCATGGTTGCGTCGTCAGCCACGAGGGATCTTGGTTTCCCATCTATAAACACACTCCCACTGTCTCTTTCTAATTCACTCTTCTGGATGTAAAAGAGGACATAGGCACATTGGCTCAGGGCAGAAGTAACGTCACAGGCGGTGACCTTAGCATCATCCATTTTATACCACTGACCATTTCCAGCTTTTATATAACAGAAGTAGTGTCCATTGTGACAACTCCACCCAGCATGGACCAGCACGGCATAGAGTACATAAAGGAGAGGTCCTGAATTCTGCTGAGACATGTATTGTTGCATGTCAAGATACTCAGGATACTGTACATCCTTCGGCATTTTGCTGCCTGTGAAATTTGAGAACCGTTTCAGTAAAAGCATAAGGACCTTGGAGGAAGTATGCAAAGTCAACGTCTTGGAAGCAGGCACCTTCTTTAGACACATACTACAATAATACGAATTTTCACCATCCAGCTTTTCAGGCTTCACCAACTGTTCCAAGGCTTGGTTCACACTCAGAGCTGCCTTGATATCCAGGGTAACGTCCAGGTAAGGGTCAAAAGTGTCTGAAACACCATGGCAGCGGAGACATTGGATTTGAGATCT comes from the Equus asinus isolate D_3611 breed Donkey chromosome 27, EquAss-T2T_v2, whole genome shotgun sequence genome and includes:
- the LOC106823813 gene encoding ubiquitin carboxyl-terminal hydrolase 17-like protein 6; amino-acid sequence: MEPASLHSRDESQFNVFPTLRPSWSSASGAEAHWGLSLLEKPSPLSQEVCNLQDGFAPVSTGPAPTKKRLLSWKRPYVVGAGLQNMGNTCYVNAALQCLTYTPPLASYMLSQQHSKTCQNQRFCTLCAMQVHITRALYHPGDVIQPLPELVTGFHRRRQEDAHEFLMFTLDAMQQACLSEYKQVDGHSDNTLVRQIFGGYWRSQIQCLRCHGVSDTFDPYLDVTLDIKAALSVNQALEQLVKPEKLDGENSYYCSMCLKKVPASKTLTLHTSSKVLMLLLKRFSNFTGSKMPKDVQYPEYLDMQQYMSQQNSGPLLYVLYAVLVHAGWSCHNGHYFCYIKAGNGQWYKMDDAKVTACDVTSALSQCAYVLFYIQKSELERDSGSVFIDGKPRSLVADDATMVAAKWEPERDSSVRVPESEKHMGDTSVKQITLDQWRSLQEHKRLKPEFNLRRIDSALPAHAVVIHWSKYRDRMRKNQPEQENYRLNNSARGSPAQGAMNMGKVLCLRGRARATKRKNKQGQRSLDAFQQSRYRL